One genomic window of Ornithorhynchus anatinus isolate Pmale09 chromosome 10, mOrnAna1.pri.v4, whole genome shotgun sequence includes the following:
- the ORMDL2 gene encoding ORM1-like protein 2: protein MNVGVAHSEVNPNTRVMNSRGIWLAYVILVGLLHVVLLSIPFFSIPVVWTLTNVIHNLAMYIFLHTVKGTPFETPDQGRARLLTHWEQMDYGLQFTSSRKFLSITPIVLYLLASFYTKYDAAHFLINTASLLSVLLPKLPQFHGVRLFGINKY, encoded by the exons ATGAACGTAGGGGTGGCCCACAGCGAGGTGAACCCCAACACGCGGGTGATGAACAGCCGGGGCATCTGGCTGGCCTACGTCATCCTGGTGGGCCTCCTCCACGTGGTCCTGCTCAGCATCCCCTTCTTCAGCATCCCCGTCGTCTGGACCCTGACCAACGTCATCCACAACCTG gCCATGTACATCTTCCTGCACACGGTCAAAGGGACCCCGTTCGAGACGCCGGACCAGGGCAGGGCCCGCCTGCTCACGCACTGGGAGCAGATGGACTACGGGCTGCAGTTCACCTCCTCCCGCAAGTTCCTGAGCATAACACCCATCGTGCT ctacCTTCTCGCCAGCTTCTACACCAAGTACGACGCGGCCCATTTCCTCATCAACACGGCCTCGCTGCTCAGCGTGCTGCTGCCCAAGTTGCCCCAGTTCCACGGCGTCCGCCTTTTTGGCATCAACAAGTACTGA
- the DNAJC14 gene encoding dnaJ homolog subfamily C member 14, with product MASGPQEQSPQIPAASPACCRQGSGLAPMVAFPEGQDRSCSGSCPRRPSTAPGRGGDEEEEEEEEEEEDGDPSPFRIPDPAARQKASARRKGPARKQRSRLAAKEDPREGGGRRGHRPGRRKWGSVDRWWLPGPQELCQLGAAALWWLIELLVLVGEYVEAGGLLVRACGRLRGGDLAQWGERAGGRARALGGWARAGAGALDRGLRWGAGLLACLLRLLGALMLLALALLLGCARPAYSHLRGLAGRLGAGPWAARLASRLDSPALRRGWTWLREGRMWRRLEGLWAGRAEEPGDRGGGRRVQSGEEEVSRLLAMATVPEEQLDPFLVLGVEATASDAELKKAYRQLAVLVHPDKSPHPRAEEAFKVLRAAWDIASSPERRREYETKRMAESELNRSVNEFLARLQDDLKEAMNTMVCSRCKGKHRRFEMEREPHSARYCAPCSRLHPATEGDLWAESSLLGLKITYFALMDGKVYDITEWAGCQRVCISPDTHRVPYHISFGSRTPGPASRPRVSPDAPPADLQDFFNRMFQATPGQAPNGGFCAAPQPAGTAPKGEAKPKRRKKVRRPFPR from the exons ATGGCCTCGGGCCCGCAGGAGCAGAGCCCGCAGATCCCCGCTGCCTCGCCGGCCTGTTGCCGCCAGGGCTCTGGCCTCGCCCCCATGGTGGCTTTCCCCGAGGGCCAGGACCGCTCCTGCAGCGGCTCCTGCCCCCGCCGGCCCTCCACGGCCCCTGGCAGGggcggggacgaggaggaggaggaagaggaggaagaagaggaggacggTGACCCCAGCCCATTTAGGATCCCTGACCCCGCCGCCCGGCAGAAAGCCTCCGCCCGGCGAAAGGGCCCTGCCCGGAAGCAACGGTCCCGCCTGGCCGCCAAGGAGGAcccgcgggaggggggcgggcgcaGGGGGCACCGGCCCGGCAGGCGAAAATGGGGCTCTGTGGACAGGTGGTGGCTCCCGGGCCCCCAGGAGCTGTGCCAGTTGGGGGCGGCGGCGCTGTGGTGGTTGATCGAGCTGCTGGTGCTGGTGGGGGAGTACGTGGAGGCCGGCGGGCTCCTGGTCCGGGCTTGCGGCCGGCTGCGGGGTGGCGACCTGGCCCAGTGGGGCGagcgggccggcggccgggcccgggcgctcGGGGGCTGGGCCCGGGCGGGCGCAGGGGCGCTGGACCGGGGGCTGCGCTGGGGCGCCGGGCTCCTCGCCTGCCTGCTGCGACTGCTGGGCGCCCTGATGCTCCTGGCGCTGGCGCTGCTGCTCGGCTGCGCCCGGCCCGCCTACAGCCACCTGAGGGGGCTGGCAGGACGACTGGGCGCGGGGCCCTGGGCGGCTCGGCTCGCCTCCCGGCTGGACTCGCCCGCTCTCCGGCGCGGCTGGACGTGGCTGCGCGAGGGCCGGATGTGGCGGCGCCTGGAGGGGCTGTGGGCAGGGCGGGCCGAGGAGCCGGGGGACAGGGGCGGCGGGCGCAGGGTCCagtctggggaagaggaggtCTCCCGCCTGCTGGCCATGGCCACGGTGCCCGAGGAGCAGCTCGACCCCTTCTTGGTCCTGGGGGTGGAAGCGACGGCGTCAGACGCGGAGCTGAAGAAGGCCTACCGGCAGCTGGCCGTGCTA gtcCACCCTGATAaaagcccccacccccgggccgagGAAGCCTTCAAGGTGCTGAGGGCGGCCTGGGACATCGCGAGCAGCCCCGAGCGCCGGAGGGAATACGAGAC GAAGCGGATGGCCGAGAGCGAGCTGAACCGCTCCGTGAACGAGTTCCTGGCCCGCCTGCAGGATGACTTAAAGGAGGCCATGAATACCATGGTGTGCAGCCGCTGCAAGGGCAAGCACAG GCGGTTTGAGATGGAGCGCGAGCCCCACAGCGCCCGCTACTGCGCCCCGTGCAGCCGCCTGCACCCCGCCACCGAGGGCGACCTCTGGGCCGAGTCCAGCCTGCTGGGCCTCAAGATCACCTACTTCGCCCTGATGGACGGGAAGGTGTACGACATCACAG AATGGGCCGGCTGCCAGCGCGTGTGCATCTCTCCCGACACCCATCGCGTCCCCTATCACATCTCCTTTGGCTCccggactcccggccccgccagccGGCCCAG ggtCAGCCCGGATGCCCCCCCCGCCGACCTCCAGGATTTCTTCAACCGGATGTTTCAGGCCACCCCCGGCCAGGCGCCCAACGGCGGCTTCTGTGCCGCCCCCCAGCCGGCTGGCACGGCGCCCAAGGGGGAGGCCAAGCCAAAGCGACGCAAGAAAGTGCGCCGCCCTTTCCCCCGCTGA